The genome window ACAACCGTTGAAGAGGAAGAAAAGGTAGAAGCGTAAGCGACTTGCACAACCGCATTGCGATTTGATACAGTGGTAATACTAAAATGAAGCCCTGCGATGTACGTGAAATCCGATAGTTTTGAGCCACAAAGTTTTTTTAGGGAGTTTACCGTCCGCAACTGTAAAGGCATGCCTCCGTTTGAGTGGACGTCTGTAACAGTTGGGCAAGACACCCACCTGCGATGAGCAGGTTCAAAACTAAGGAGCTGAACGGCATAATGGGGCTCCTTTTTTCGCTGGAATCCTACTTTTCCGATTGACTATAACTTCGCTTATGAAATGAAAGGTGACAAGACGATGCTTCATCAATTTTCCCGCTGTGAATTGGCCTTTGGTCCCGAAGGTTTGGAAAAAATGAAAAACAGCCGCGTTGCGGTATTAGGTATAGGCGGAGTGGGGTCTTTTACCGTAGAAGCCCTGGCTCGGACAGGCGTAGGCAAATTGGTAATGGTGGACAAGGATGTCGTGGACATTACCAACATCAACCGCCAGATTCATGCTACACTGAATACAGTCGGGCAGAAGAAAGCCGAACTGATGAAGGAACGGATCGCTTCCATCAATCCGGAGTGCGAGGTCGTTACCTTGAACATGTTCTTTACGGAAGAGACGGCAAGTGAGTTCTTTGCACATGAAGTAGACTACATCGTGGATGCCATGGACACCATGTCCGCCAAGCTGTACTTGATCAAGGAAGCAAAGCGACGCAACATTCCCATTATCTCCAGCATGGGAGCGGCGAACAAAATGGATCCGACCCGTTTCGAGGTAGCGGATATTTCGCAGACCAGCTACGATCCGATCGCCAAGGTGATTCGCCGTGAGCTGCGCAAGGCAGGAATCTACAAGGGAGTGAAAGTGGTTTATTCCCGTGAGATTCCGGTGACCGTACGCTCAGACGTGCGCGAGCAAATCGTTTCCAATCCGAATTCTCCGATTAGCAAAGTGCGGCAGCCTCCAGCAAGCAACGCCTTTGTTCCGTCTGTTGCCGGTTTGATTCTGGCAAGTGTCGTTGTGCGTGACTTGTTGGATTGGCAGCCAGCAAAAGGATAGTGAACTATGGACGATCTGTTTACGTTTGCCTATGACCAGCAGGGTGGAGGCAAACAAAAGCCGTTGGCTGCCCGGATGCGCCCCAAGTCTATTGATGAGGTGATCGGGCAGTCCCACATACTCGCGCCCGGAAAGCTGCTGCGGCGCGCCATCGAAGCCGATCAGGTCTCGTCGCTGATATTTTACGGCCCGCCGGGAACCGGGAAGACAACCTTGGCAAAAGTCATTGCGGGGTCGACGCGGTCCCATTTTTCCGAATTGAATGCAGTCACTGCTGGCGTGGCTGATATTCGGAAAGTGGTGGAGGCAGCCAAGGAGAGGCTCGTGATGGACAACCAGCGGACAACGTTGTTTGTAGACGAGATCCATCGCTTCAATAAATCTCAGCAAGACGCACTGCTGCCTTATGTAGAAGAGGGAACGATCATTTTGATCGGGGCGACCACTGAGAATCCTTTTTTTGAGGTGAATCCGGCCCTGCTGTCGCGTTCGCAAATCTTCTCCCTGCAGTCTTTGACCCATGAAGAGCTGCAGCAGGTGGTGGATCGTGCACTGAAGGACGCCGAGAATGGCTTGGGGGAGCTGTCCGTTTCTCTGACACCGGAGGCGGCCGAGCATCTGATCCATTACGCAGAAGGGGACGCCAGGCGATTGCTGAATGCATTGGAGCTGGCTGTCACCACGACTCCGTCGGATAAGGACGGGCGTGTGGTGATTACATTGGATGTAGCGGTTGAGTCCATTCAGCGGCGAGCTGTTCGCTACGATAAAAGCGGGGACAACCATTACGATACGATATCGGCGTTCATCAAATCCATTCGGGGCTCGGACCCGGATGCGGCTCTGTATTGGCTGGCACGCATGATCGATGCAGGGGAAGACCCGCGCTTTATATCGCGCAGGCTGGTCATCTCTGCATCCGAGGACATCGGCAATGCAGACCCCCAGGCGATCGCTGTCGCGACAGCTTGCTTTCAGGCTGTTGAACTGGTCGGGATGCCGGAGGGGAGGATTCCTTTGGCACAAGCCACGACCTACCTCGCGACTGCACCGAAGAGCAACGCTGCCTACAACGGAATAAACGCGGCTTTGGAACGCATTCGTACCGATGGGCACAAACCGGTTCCGATTCACCTGCGCGACGCTGCCTACAAGGGAGCGGCCAAGCTGGGACACGGAAAGGGCTATCAGTATCCACATGATTACCCATATGGGTACGTACCCCAGCAATACTTGCCGGATGGTGTCCATTATTCCTTTTACCAGCCCAAGGATCATGGTTATGAGCGGCATATCCGAAAGTTTCAGGAAGAGCGGAAAAAACTGGATCATCGCGGATTGCCTCCACAAAAAAACTCCCCCGAGTAAGGGGGAATTCAGTCGTCAGGTACGGACGTCGCCGCCTGGCTTGTTAGGCAAATCGCCATTTTCATTCGGCTGCTTGCTATTCTCACTGGCACCGAAACGAGCTTTGTGGGCAATGGTTCCCGCCGGTTGATCGTACAAGGTTTGGGACGGGTGATTGCGTCCCCGTTCAGAGCGTTTATTCGTCGCCATGATACTTCACCCCCTGGATGCTAGTGTGTCCCGTCACAGCGAAGTCATGTAGGCTGCCAGAAATGGGTTTGCATCCATGCATGAGGGGATAAGCAGATTAGAAAGAGGAGAGTTGCTACATGAAGATTTCAACGAAAGGACGTTACGGGCTGACCATCATGATGGAGCTCGCAAACCGTAACGGAGAAGGGCCGACTTCACTGCGGAGCATCGCCCAGCGTCATGACCTGTCTGAGCATTATTTGGAGCAGCTGATCGCACCTTTGCGCAATGCTGGCCTGGTAAAGAGCATTCGCGGTGCATATGGCGGATACGTATTGGCAAAACAACCCGAGGAAATATCAGCGGGCGACGTGATTCGCGTATTGGAAGGGCCAATCAGCCCTGTCGAATTCGCAGAAGAAGAAGATCCGGCAAAACGCTATCTGTGGCTCAGAATCCGCGACAGCATTTCTGCCGTTCTCGATTCTACCTCCCTGCAAGATTTAATCAGCTTCGAGGACGATGGCCGTTCCGACAACTATATGTTTTACATTTGACGGACGTCAAGTGCTCAAAC of Brevibacillus choshinensis contains these proteins:
- a CDS encoding tRNA threonylcarbamoyladenosine dehydratase, with amino-acid sequence MLHQFSRCELAFGPEGLEKMKNSRVAVLGIGGVGSFTVEALARTGVGKLVMVDKDVVDITNINRQIHATLNTVGQKKAELMKERIASINPECEVVTLNMFFTEETASEFFAHEVDYIVDAMDTMSAKLYLIKEAKRRNIPIISSMGAANKMDPTRFEVADISQTSYDPIAKVIRRELRKAGIYKGVKVVYSREIPVTVRSDVREQIVSNPNSPISKVRQPPASNAFVPSVAGLILASVVVRDLLDWQPAKG
- a CDS encoding AAA family ATPase, translating into MDDLFTFAYDQQGGGKQKPLAARMRPKSIDEVIGQSHILAPGKLLRRAIEADQVSSLIFYGPPGTGKTTLAKVIAGSTRSHFSELNAVTAGVADIRKVVEAAKERLVMDNQRTTLFVDEIHRFNKSQQDALLPYVEEGTIILIGATTENPFFEVNPALLSRSQIFSLQSLTHEELQQVVDRALKDAENGLGELSVSLTPEAAEHLIHYAEGDARRLLNALELAVTTTPSDKDGRVVITLDVAVESIQRRAVRYDKSGDNHYDTISAFIKSIRGSDPDAALYWLARMIDAGEDPRFISRRLVISASEDIGNADPQAIAVATACFQAVELVGMPEGRIPLAQATTYLATAPKSNAAYNGINAALERIRTDGHKPVPIHLRDAAYKGAAKLGHGKGYQYPHDYPYGYVPQQYLPDGVHYSFYQPKDHGYERHIRKFQEERKKLDHRGLPPQKNSPE
- the cymR gene encoding cysteine metabolism transcriptional regulator CymR — encoded protein: MKISTKGRYGLTIMMELANRNGEGPTSLRSIAQRHDLSEHYLEQLIAPLRNAGLVKSIRGAYGGYVLAKQPEEISAGDVIRVLEGPISPVEFAEEEDPAKRYLWLRIRDSISAVLDSTSLQDLISFEDDGRSDNYMFYI